A single genomic interval of Fibrobacter sp. UWEL harbors:
- a CDS encoding radical SAM protein has product MNLVLCLTEQCNLRCSYCYYKDLQSDRANVMSRETMEAAIRLCLDRTLSFKQKYMNITFFGGEPLIRKDEIYAGTEYAKGVVAEAMDSGRAPKDFDLRFAINTNGTLFDEQMLDFCEKENFRIYISVDGPALQHNISRRTVGDAGSFEAMYKHLPRISKMNTVALCTVTREHVPHLFEGVKWIHEQGFRSMTTSIDFDGKWTSEDFEKLALQYQKMAMYWLECRQKGDRFALGTIQDKIKLRLQNLRFRQYSCHVYNGAMGVATNGNIFPCTRFITSKDNPPYVQGNVFTGFDEEACKIIKDFLDHDKKECEGCALKHRCVAHECACTSFYTTGSIEGVSPEVCTHERMLTEITDALVEKLLYRHSERSRGIYGDTFLPHKCYTCVSSVLGLTRSL; this is encoded by the coding sequence ATGAACCTAGTGCTTTGCCTTACGGAACAGTGCAACTTGCGCTGTTCTTACTGTTATTATAAGGATCTTCAGAGCGACCGCGCTAATGTGATGAGTCGCGAGACCATGGAGGCGGCCATCAGGCTCTGCCTGGACCGTACGCTGTCCTTTAAGCAGAAGTACATGAACATCACGTTCTTCGGTGGAGAGCCACTGATTCGTAAGGATGAAATCTACGCGGGAACGGAGTATGCCAAAGGCGTTGTGGCGGAGGCTATGGATTCCGGCCGGGCCCCCAAGGATTTTGACCTGCGGTTCGCCATCAATACGAACGGCACCTTGTTTGACGAACAGATGCTGGATTTCTGCGAAAAGGAAAATTTCCGTATCTACATTTCTGTAGATGGCCCGGCCTTGCAGCACAACATTTCCCGCCGCACCGTGGGCGACGCAGGCAGTTTTGAAGCCATGTACAAGCACCTCCCCCGCATTTCCAAGATGAATACGGTGGCGCTTTGCACGGTGACCCGTGAGCACGTTCCCCACCTTTTCGAAGGCGTCAAATGGATTCACGAGCAAGGTTTCCGCTCCATGACCACCAGCATCGACTTTGACGGGAAATGGACCAGCGAGGACTTTGAAAAGCTGGCTTTGCAGTACCAGAAGATGGCTATGTACTGGCTGGAATGCCGCCAGAAGGGCGACCGATTTGCCCTCGGCACCATCCAGGACAAGATCAAGTTGCGCCTGCAGAATTTGCGATTCCGCCAGTATTCCTGCCACGTTTATAACGGAGCCATGGGCGTTGCCACCAACGGAAACATTTTCCCCTGCACCCGCTTTATCACTTCCAAGGATAATCCGCCCTACGTTCAGGGCAATGTTTTTACGGGCTTTGATGAAGAAGCCTGCAAAATCATCAAGGATTTTTTGGACCATGATAAAAAGGAGTGCGAAGGCTGCGCCTTAAAGCATCGCTGTGTGGCTCATGAATGCGCCTGCACCTCTTTTTATACCACAGGTTCCATCGAAGGCGTTTCTCCGGAAGTCTGCACCCACGAACGCATGCTCACCGAAATCACCGACGCTTTGGTGGAAAAACTCTTGTATCGTCATTCCGAGCGAAGTCGAGGAATCTATGGTGACACATTCCTTCCTCATAAGTGTTATACTTGTGTATCGAGTGTTCTCGGTTTAACAAGGTCTTTATGA
- a CDS encoding flavodoxin family protein has translation MKIVILNASPRPKGNISTMLHTMEEELLSRGDQVEFVDVSKLQVRPCIGCMKCRSSKKCVLAEDDSQRVLRLIQESDGLIVGSPCYWGNMTGQLKMLFDRMAYGMLDDSNHGFPKPLLKGKKAIIVSTCTTPWPFNVWFKQSAGAVRAIKEVIGWSGFKIVGVVQKGGTHMKQGLTDREIMKCRKIVQKF, from the coding sequence ATGAAAATCGTGATTTTGAATGCAAGTCCCCGCCCCAAGGGTAATATCAGTACCATGCTTCACACTATGGAAGAAGAATTGTTGTCTCGCGGGGACCAAGTGGAATTTGTGGATGTGAGCAAGCTGCAGGTTCGCCCGTGCATTGGCTGCATGAAATGCCGTAGCAGCAAAAAGTGTGTTCTCGCAGAAGATGATTCCCAACGGGTTTTGCGCTTGATTCAGGAAAGTGACGGTCTGATTGTGGGCTCGCCCTGCTATTGGGGAAACATGACGGGACAATTGAAGATGTTGTTTGATCGAATGGCCTACGGCATGCTGGACGACAGCAACCACGGATTCCCCAAGCCTTTGCTGAAAGGGAAAAAGGCCATTATTGTCAGTACTTGTACTACCCCATGGCCGTTCAATGTTTGGTTTAAGCAATCCGCGGGGGCTGTGCGGGCTATTAAGGAAGTAATCGGCTGGAGCGGTTTCAAGATTGTGGGCGTTGTGCAGAAAGGCGGTACCCATATGAAACAAGGCTTGACGGACCGCGAAATTATGAAATGCCGTAAAATCGTCCAGAAGTTTTAG
- a CDS encoding glycoside hydrolase, with the protein MELGKKFIGAAVGVAFLFGAADAQTKVTVDPGKKYQVFEGWGTSLCWWAELAGAWSESNYTKLLGAIADPDSGLGYNIFRYNIGGGDQPGHNHLTKGDGGAAVPGYKPTEKGDFDWTADPTQRNILFGLAKKVKNPIFEAFSNSPPWWMTKSGCVSGGENGADNLKADYYDDFADYLSEVAKHFKEEWGITFRTVEPFNEPSAGWWKSNGDQEGCGFKNNQSDMIVELGKALKKKGLFPETSVSAADESNIGDALARFNSYSAEAKSYMFQVNTHSYSGYDSRGKLYNAAFANDKRIWQSESGPLHRSGDLDITLWMANVILHDLRDMHANAWVDWQLSDPAENWRTIVADHKKQTFSYAPRFYMHAAFSRVIRPGSRFIDTDIDNTLAAIREDGSLVLVALNTGSTDVKYTFDLGKFDDVGTKAKVHRFTLPAALKADSDIDISGKSLNVTAAAQSMVTLVIDGVKGEGKCIADTIIPYVKIHNGGWNESTEITVNPGDSLVIGPHPWEGGRWIWNGPNDFYQVGREVYFKNLQWQSSGYYKTTFTNGSGCESKMTFKLIVKDPNHPFVEPDTTVADTSKADTTIADTSVADTIELGIVARGLFAGFITAFKSGGDLHITAPVQPMELTIRDLQGALLTRRQINGPATIPLGSFSRQSYIIQVKDQSRRSLLLKIVK; encoded by the coding sequence ATGGAATTGGGTAAGAAGTTTATTGGGGCGGCCGTGGGTGTAGCATTTTTATTTGGTGCCGCCGACGCACAGACAAAAGTAACCGTAGATCCAGGCAAAAAGTACCAGGTTTTCGAGGGCTGGGGAACCAGTCTTTGCTGGTGGGCGGAGCTTGCCGGCGCTTGGAGCGAATCCAACTATACAAAACTCTTGGGAGCCATCGCGGACCCGGATTCGGGCCTGGGTTACAACATTTTCCGCTACAACATCGGCGGGGGAGACCAGCCGGGCCACAACCATTTGACCAAGGGCGACGGGGGAGCGGCGGTTCCCGGCTACAAGCCTACGGAAAAGGGCGATTTCGACTGGACCGCGGACCCCACCCAACGAAACATCCTTTTCGGCCTGGCCAAGAAGGTGAAAAATCCCATTTTCGAGGCGTTTTCCAATTCTCCTCCCTGGTGGATGACCAAGAGCGGCTGCGTTTCTGGTGGGGAAAACGGCGCAGACAACCTGAAGGCTGATTATTACGACGATTTCGCCGATTATCTGTCCGAAGTGGCCAAACATTTTAAGGAAGAATGGGGTATTACATTCCGTACGGTGGAACCATTTAACGAACCTAGCGCAGGCTGGTGGAAGTCCAACGGCGATCAGGAAGGTTGCGGATTCAAGAATAATCAATCCGACATGATTGTGGAACTGGGGAAGGCCTTAAAGAAGAAAGGTCTTTTCCCGGAAACGTCCGTCAGTGCAGCTGACGAATCCAATATCGGTGACGCCCTGGCCCGCTTTAACAGCTACAGTGCCGAAGCCAAGTCCTACATGTTCCAGGTGAACACTCACAGCTATTCCGGTTACGATTCCCGCGGTAAGCTTTACAATGCGGCGTTTGCCAACGACAAGAGGATTTGGCAGTCGGAATCCGGCCCGCTGCACCGTAGCGGCGACCTGGATATTACCCTCTGGATGGCCAACGTGATTCTCCACGACTTGCGGGATATGCACGCCAATGCCTGGGTGGACTGGCAGCTTTCCGATCCGGCGGAAAACTGGCGTACCATTGTGGCGGACCATAAAAAGCAGACTTTCTCCTACGCGCCCCGCTTTTACATGCACGCCGCCTTTAGCCGGGTGATTCGTCCCGGGTCTCGTTTCATCGACACCGACATAGACAACACTCTGGCAGCCATTCGTGAAGACGGTTCCCTGGTGCTGGTGGCGCTGAACACGGGCTCTACCGATGTTAAATACACTTTCGACTTGGGCAAGTTTGATGATGTTGGAACTAAGGCAAAGGTCCATCGCTTTACTTTGCCTGCCGCACTGAAGGCTGATTCCGACATTGATATTTCCGGCAAATCACTGAACGTGACCGCAGCGGCCCAGTCCATGGTCACCTTGGTCATCGATGGCGTCAAGGGCGAAGGAAAGTGCATCGCCGACACCATTATTCCTTACGTAAAAATCCATAACGGCGGCTGGAACGAATCTACAGAGATTACCGTAAATCCTGGAGATTCTCTGGTCATTGGCCCTCATCCTTGGGAGGGTGGCCGCTGGATTTGGAATGGTCCCAACGATTTCTACCAGGTGGGCCGCGAAGTCTACTTCAAGAATTTGCAGTGGCAAAGCAGCGGTTACTACAAGACCACATTTACAAATGGTTCTGGCTGCGAAAGCAAAATGACCTTCAAGTTGATCGTGAAGGATCCGAACCATCCTTTTGTGGAGCCGGACACCACTGTGGCAGATACCAGCAAAGCAGATACAACGATTGCTGACACAAGTGTCGCCGACACCATTGAGTTGGGAATCGTGGCTCGCGGGCTTTTTGCCGGATTCATAACAGCTTTCAAGAGCGGGGGAGACCTGCATATCACTGCTCCAGTTCAGCCCATGGAATTGACCATCCGCGACTTGCAAGGTGCGCTGCTGACCCGTCGCCAGATTAACGGCCCCGCAACGATACCTTTAGGCAGCTTCAGCCGCCAAAGTTACATCATACAAGTCAAGGACCAGTCCCGCCGCAGCCTGCTCCTGAAAATCGTGAAATAG
- a CDS encoding glycoside hydrolase family 43 protein has product MFTAMANAANLSDCANKLTLDAPLSNLYKDLTLPANGESISGCEGVRFYWKSTDTTFLKNDGTIAARLINENHSVQLSVDLTDGNQMVTKKFDISIHGYEPYSNYLFIYFPANDNENIYYAISNDGYSFTAMNGGKRVVAADTVSLKKGLRDPHILRAPDGYFYMVNTDMKSAEGWASNRGMVLMRSKDLISWTHSTVHFPDKYKGTNFANVTRVWAPETIWDKDYVNTDGSKGRLMIYYSLLTNDGTIPYDKVYYQYANDDFTDVLGTPTYFFDRGSATIDMDIVYNEKDSLYHGFFKNEKLGGIGKVTARKLTAPAGKEGSQWSEPSANLQQTTEAVEGAGVFKLINQDSWILMYDCYMNGHYQFTSSPDLTNFTFVQDTKMAGAFTPRHGTVIPISAEETAALMKAFPTSDFEPRVIDIPATVAKLDGGKTAVEPCSGTKIIPYSKVGGGSWNESLDLLVEPGASVTFGPHPWDGKIWSWSGPADFDATTREVVLKDLQWQNSGIYTIEYTNETGCKSYEKIKLVVNDPEHPYVEPNTTHEDSIPDAIGAARDLRFDPAPIRVQYFDMNGNLLRGVPRQPGVYLRREYQNNGLVKVTRTRVK; this is encoded by the coding sequence GTGTTTACCGCTATGGCCAATGCCGCAAATCTCTCCGATTGTGCCAACAAGCTGACTCTGGACGCACCTTTGAGTAATCTCTATAAGGATTTGACTCTCCCTGCCAATGGCGAAAGTATTTCAGGATGCGAAGGGGTGCGTTTTTACTGGAAATCCACTGATACGACCTTCTTGAAAAATGACGGAACCATTGCCGCCCGCCTCATTAACGAGAATCATTCGGTACAGCTGTCTGTGGACTTGACTGACGGCAACCAGATGGTGACCAAGAAGTTTGACATTTCCATCCATGGTTACGAGCCCTACTCCAATTACCTTTTCATTTACTTTCCGGCCAACGACAACGAGAATATTTACTACGCCATCAGTAATGACGGCTACAGCTTTACTGCAATGAACGGCGGAAAGCGGGTGGTGGCTGCGGATACGGTAAGTCTTAAGAAGGGCTTGCGAGATCCTCATATTTTGCGCGCTCCCGACGGCTACTTCTACATGGTCAATACCGACATGAAGAGTGCTGAAGGCTGGGCAAGTAACCGCGGCATGGTTTTGATGCGTTCCAAGGATTTGATTAGCTGGACCCATAGTACGGTTCATTTTCCGGACAAATACAAGGGCACAAACTTCGCCAACGTCACACGCGTCTGGGCTCCCGAAACCATCTGGGACAAGGATTACGTGAATACTGACGGTAGCAAGGGCCGCCTGATGATTTACTACTCCCTGCTGACCAATGACGGAACCATTCCCTACGACAAAGTTTACTACCAGTACGCCAACGATGACTTTACCGACGTGCTAGGCACGCCCACCTACTTCTTCGATCGAGGTTCCGCCACCATCGACATGGACATTGTCTATAACGAGAAGGACAGCCTCTATCACGGTTTCTTCAAGAACGAAAAGCTGGGCGGTATCGGCAAGGTCACCGCACGTAAGCTGACGGCGCCGGCGGGCAAGGAAGGCTCCCAGTGGAGCGAACCTTCGGCAAACCTCCAGCAGACTACCGAGGCTGTGGAAGGGGCTGGCGTATTCAAGCTCATCAATCAGGATTCCTGGATCTTGATGTACGACTGCTATATGAACGGCCATTATCAATTCACCAGCAGCCCGGACCTGACCAACTTTACCTTCGTCCAGGACACCAAAATGGCGGGAGCGTTCACTCCTCGCCACGGCACTGTCATTCCTATTTCTGCGGAGGAAACGGCAGCCCTCATGAAGGCCTTCCCCACTTCTGATTTTGAGCCTCGCGTGATTGATATTCCTGCCACCGTTGCAAAGTTGGACGGTGGCAAGACTGCCGTGGAACCTTGCTCCGGCACCAAGATTATCCCCTACTCCAAGGTAGGTGGCGGTAGCTGGAATGAATCTTTGGACCTGCTAGTGGAACCAGGCGCAAGTGTAACTTTTGGCCCTCATCCCTGGGATGGCAAGATTTGGAGCTGGAGCGGCCCGGCTGATTTTGATGCAACCACACGAGAAGTGGTCCTGAAGGATTTGCAGTGGCAAAATAGCGGTATTTACACCATCGAATATACCAACGAAACGGGCTGCAAGTCCTACGAAAAAATCAAGCTGGTGGTGAACGATCCGGAACATCCCTACGTAGAACCTAACACAACGCATGAAGATTCTATACCAGATGCAATTGGTGCTGCCCGCGACCTTCGTTTTGACCCTGCTCCCATTCGCGTTCAGTATTTCGACATGAACGGCAACTTGCTTCGTGGCGTACCCAGACAACCCGGCGTTTACCTCCGCAGGGAATACCAAAATAACGGCCTTGTGAAAGTCACAAGGACCAGAGTCAAATAG
- a CDS encoding TetR/AcrR family transcriptional regulator has product MKEEQSTIHSTKDRILNAALDLFAEKGYEGASVDMIAAAAGIKGPSLYKHFKGKDQILDALITKVDEYYAANFNAAGNQGQLPESMEQLTRMAFAKVNFTMHDEMIQKTRRLLTLGQFRNPRLSELATLHGITAIQTMFQKMFAAMMKAGSMKNDDPAILAMEFAAPVSLLIQMYDRDPSKDKEIQKLVKAHMKHFADTYGKKV; this is encoded by the coding sequence ATGAAAGAAGAGCAATCTACAATACATTCCACAAAGGATCGAATTCTGAATGCTGCCTTGGACCTTTTTGCAGAAAAGGGTTACGAAGGTGCGTCTGTGGATATGATTGCCGCCGCTGCAGGAATCAAGGGTCCTTCCCTGTACAAGCATTTCAAGGGCAAGGACCAGATTCTAGACGCCTTGATTACCAAGGTGGACGAATACTATGCCGCGAATTTCAACGCTGCCGGTAATCAGGGACAACTGCCGGAGTCTATGGAACAGCTGACTCGTATGGCTTTTGCCAAGGTCAACTTCACCATGCATGACGAAATGATTCAAAAGACTCGTCGCCTGCTGACGCTGGGGCAGTTCCGCAATCCTCGCTTAAGTGAATTGGCTACCCTTCATGGAATTACCGCCATCCAGACTATGTTCCAAAAAATGTTTGCAGCCATGATGAAAGCAGGCTCAATGAAGAACGATGACCCCGCAATTTTGGCTATGGAGTTTGCTGCGCCAGTTTCCTTGCTGATTCAAATGTACGATCGTGACCCGTCTAAGGACAAGGAAATCCAGAAGTTGGTGAAGGCCCACATGAAGCACTTTGCGGACACTTACGGGAAGAAGGTTTAG
- a CDS encoding GNAT family N-acetyltransferase codes for MIAYSDTHEFTAEQLQDLFLSVEWSSGHYPEKLVVAMQHFETVYTAWDGDKLVGLVCAMDDSIMTAYVHYMLIRPEYQHQGIGKKLLEYIKEKYKDYLRIVLVAYDKEIGFYEHCGFEKGKDDSPMFITSLWT; via the coding sequence ATGATTGCCTATTCGGACACTCACGAATTTACTGCGGAACAACTGCAGGACTTGTTCCTTTCGGTGGAATGGTCCTCGGGGCATTACCCAGAAAAACTTGTTGTGGCCATGCAACATTTTGAAACCGTGTATACTGCATGGGATGGAGACAAGTTGGTTGGGCTCGTCTGTGCCATGGACGACAGCATCATGACTGCATATGTTCATTACATGCTGATTCGACCGGAGTATCAACACCAGGGCATAGGCAAAAAGCTTCTGGAATACATCAAGGAAAAGTACAAGGACTATCTGCGGATTGTCCTAGTTGCTTACGACAAGGAAATCGGTTTTTACGAACATTGCGGATTTGAAAAAGGCAAGGATGATAGTCCCATGTTCATCACTAGTCTATGGACTTAA
- a CDS encoding DUF3795 domain-containing protein, with the protein MCKNIAVCGLNCEKCDAYIATKNNDNELREKTAKKWAEMNNAPEITAETINCTGCRGTGVKFYFCSHLCPIRKCAVEKGFDHCGLCPNMENCETVKMIHGNNPDAKNNLCGLK; encoded by the coding sequence ATGTGTAAGAACATCGCTGTATGTGGCTTGAATTGCGAAAAATGCGACGCCTATATCGCAACCAAGAACAACGATAACGAGCTTCGCGAAAAGACAGCGAAGAAGTGGGCCGAGATGAACAACGCTCCGGAAATCACTGCAGAAACCATCAACTGCACCGGTTGCCGCGGCACTGGCGTCAAGTTCTATTTCTGCAGCCACCTCTGCCCCATCCGCAAATGCGCTGTAGAAAAAGGCTTCGATCATTGCGGCTTGTGTCCGAACATGGAAAACTGCGAAACCGTAAAGATGATTCACGGCAACAATCCCGACGCCAAGAACAATCTTTGCGGATTGAAATGA
- a CDS encoding LiaF domain-containing protein: MKRVFFGLIVLAIGIVMLLRALGIIDLEWMNNLEWRMYIVPAIVILVGLRIVFGGCKCGCSNGHCDHHCHSDNMCEKKAADSMDDSGFLKIETLLSGQKYNLNGENFSGAKISAMLGGVSLDLRGANFPAESEIKVSTFMGGADIFVPKDVKVEVSSSCICGGVKNVKPLSEVGEKVLRIHAECLFGGVDIKY, from the coding sequence ATGAAACGTGTGTTTTTTGGATTGATTGTCTTGGCTATTGGCATCGTGATGTTGCTTCGTGCCTTGGGAATTATTGATCTAGAATGGATGAACAATCTTGAATGGAGAATGTACATCGTTCCTGCAATCGTCATTCTTGTTGGTCTACGGATTGTATTTGGCGGTTGCAAATGTGGCTGCAGCAACGGTCATTGTGATCACCACTGCCACAGCGATAATATGTGTGAAAAGAAAGCCGCTGACTCCATGGATGATAGCGGATTCTTGAAAATTGAAACTCTGCTTTCGGGCCAGAAGTACAATCTGAATGGAGAAAATTTTTCTGGCGCAAAAATCAGTGCTATGCTGGGCGGAGTCTCTCTAGATTTACGTGGCGCAAATTTCCCCGCTGAAAGTGAAATCAAGGTAAGTACTTTTATGGGTGGTGCCGACATTTTTGTTCCTAAGGACGTCAAGGTGGAAGTTTCTTCCTCCTGCATTTGTGGCGGTGTTAAGAACGTGAAGCCCTTAAGTGAAGTCGGTGAAAAGGTTTTGCGAATTCATGCAGAATGCCTTTTCGGCGGCGTAGACATTAAGTACTGA
- a CDS encoding GNAT family N-acetyltransferase, whose product MNLETERLILRRWSIEDAPRLFELACDPIIGERAGWPPHKSVEESEKVIRVAFDSETVWAVVQKSDGQIIGCTGYMPAASVDIPCGMNERIAGYWIGKPYWNQGYCTESLLRVIHHAFEEKHLNALVSSHFIDNPASGRVLTKCGFKLIPGLFYDAGLYTGKDRPMRVLRLENK is encoded by the coding sequence ATGAATCTTGAAACTGAACGATTGATTTTAAGGCGCTGGAGCATTGAGGATGCCCCACGTCTATTTGAACTTGCCTGCGATCCTATAATTGGAGAACGTGCGGGTTGGCCACCCCACAAGAGTGTAGAAGAAAGTGAGAAAGTAATTCGTGTGGCTTTCGATAGCGAAACGGTGTGGGCCGTCGTACAAAAATCTGATGGACAAATCATAGGATGTACTGGTTATATGCCCGCGGCCTCGGTGGACATTCCCTGTGGTATGAACGAGAGAATCGCAGGTTATTGGATCGGTAAACCCTATTGGAATCAAGGCTATTGTACGGAGTCTTTACTGCGGGTTATCCATCATGCTTTCGAAGAAAAACATTTGAACGCTCTGGTCAGTAGTCACTTCATTGACAATCCTGCTTCCGGTCGAGTTCTAACCAAGTGCGGTTTTAAATTAATCCCTGGCTTATTTTATGATGCGGGGCTTTATACTGGTAAAGACCGTCCCATGCGAGTTTTGAGATTAGAGAACAAGTAG
- the tgt gene encoding tRNA guanosine(34) transglycosylase Tgt, which yields MNANPFELKKTSKKSKARLGVIHTAHGDVTTPIFMPVGTNATVKGITSRDIKEMEAEIILANTYHLYLRPGTKTVAKAGGVQKFMGFNGPMLTDSGGFQVWSLKQFRKITEEGVRFKSLLDGSMHMFTPASVMQAQREIGADIIMAFDECTPYPSTVEEADESLRLTLKWTREAKEWLEANPPIHGYPQYFFGIVQGGMHKDLRLKSIEALKEVGPDGYAMGGLSVGEPVETMYEIADFCTDHLPTDRARYVMGVGTPWNLLELIKRGVDMCDCILPAKNAQDGLVYTSQGVLRYKNQKFAHDFDTPLDPNCDCYCCRNYSRGYMRHLHKAKEPLGWTLSVIHNLHFYIHLMQQAKQHIADDTFEEWADEQVKLLQTNL from the coding sequence ATGAACGCAAATCCCTTTGAACTGAAGAAGACGTCCAAGAAGTCCAAGGCTCGCCTTGGGGTGATTCACACTGCTCATGGCGATGTAACGACGCCGATCTTTATGCCGGTGGGCACAAACGCCACGGTGAAGGGGATTACCTCCCGCGACATCAAGGAGATGGAAGCGGAAATCATTCTGGCCAATACCTACCACTTGTATCTGCGTCCGGGCACCAAGACGGTGGCCAAGGCCGGTGGCGTCCAGAAGTTTATGGGCTTTAACGGTCCCATGCTTACGGACAGCGGCGGATTCCAGGTGTGGAGTCTCAAGCAGTTCCGCAAGATTACGGAAGAAGGCGTTCGCTTCAAGAGCCTGCTAGACGGTTCCATGCACATGTTTACGCCGGCTAGCGTCATGCAAGCACAGCGTGAAATTGGCGCGGACATCATCATGGCTTTTGATGAATGCACGCCTTACCCCAGCACCGTTGAAGAAGCAGACGAATCCTTGCGTTTGACTCTCAAATGGACTCGCGAGGCCAAGGAATGGCTGGAGGCGAATCCGCCTATTCACGGTTATCCCCAGTACTTCTTCGGCATTGTTCAGGGCGGCATGCACAAGGATTTGCGCCTGAAGTCCATCGAGGCGCTTAAGGAAGTTGGCCCTGACGGTTACGCTATGGGCGGCCTTTCTGTGGGGGAGCCTGTAGAAACCATGTACGAAATTGCGGACTTCTGCACAGATCATCTGCCCACAGATCGTGCCCGCTATGTGATGGGCGTTGGCACTCCTTGGAACCTGCTGGAATTGATTAAACGTGGGGTAGACATGTGCGACTGCATCCTGCCTGCAAAAAATGCCCAGGATGGTCTCGTTTATACAAGTCAGGGTGTGCTCCGCTACAAGAATCAAAAGTTCGCCCACGATTTTGACACCCCGCTGGACCCCAACTGCGATTGCTATTGCTGTCGCAATTACAGCCGCGGCTACATGCGTCACCTGCACAAGGCCAAGGAACCTCTGGGTTGGACCCTTTCCGTGATCCACAACCTGCATTTCTACATCCATTTGATGCAGCAGGCCAAGCAGCACATCGCCGACGACACCTTCGAGGAATGGGCCGACGAACAAGTAAAACTCTTGCAGACCAATCTTTAA
- a CDS encoding energy transducer TonB, producing the protein MIYYLNAMAFSATDFIKRITLALAAVFWSSCSDVEKAEPKQTEIKKSESADSTKRESFKLGDKKIDRVLKTVEGLNTTGTTLLYGVPRPRPEMDSLLKFCFENPRDSICISKFKQQAKGIVKIPSKDDVKMTEGKSQDLVTLGKTIFQRAPGLRHIYNKHLRRAEQNGENHDFEATLVMQITVVPGGQVTNVEVLQSSSGHADFDEEIKKALSRWKFDSQIKDTLEFSIPLEFLIRNPDEK; encoded by the coding sequence ATGATTTACTATCTTAATGCCATGGCATTCTCGGCAACAGATTTTATCAAAAGAATTACCTTGGCTCTGGCAGCTGTATTTTGGTCCAGCTGTAGCGATGTGGAAAAAGCAGAACCGAAACAAACTGAAATTAAAAAATCTGAATCCGCAGATTCTACAAAGAGAGAATCTTTTAAACTTGGTGACAAGAAAATAGATAGGGTTTTAAAGACTGTTGAAGGATTGAATACTACCGGTACAACACTCTTATATGGCGTACCTAGACCCAGACCTGAAATGGATTCTCTACTCAAATTTTGCTTTGAAAATCCCAGAGATTCGATTTGTATTAGCAAATTCAAACAGCAGGCAAAAGGCATCGTAAAGATTCCATCAAAAGATGATGTTAAAATGACTGAGGGTAAATCTCAGGATTTGGTAACCCTCGGGAAGACAATTTTCCAAAGAGCACCTGGACTCCGCCATATCTACAATAAGCATTTAAGAAGGGCTGAACAGAACGGAGAAAACCATGATTTTGAGGCCACACTGGTCATGCAGATCACTGTCGTTCCCGGTGGTCAAGTAACAAATGTAGAAGTTCTGCAATCATCCTCTGGGCACGCTGATTTTGATGAAGAAATCAAGAAAGCTCTTTCAAGATGGAAATTTGATTCGCAAATTAAGGATACTCTTGAATTCTCCATCCCTTTAGAGTTTTTGATTCGTAATCCTGACGAAAAATAG
- a CDS encoding CopG family antitoxin translates to MNKNSDYDIEYYQKMDFGDEMERADKEGRLYVSHGETVEEFFKKARARRQAEELRKMYSLRLKVRVVEKIKAKAAAAGVPYQTYINALLEKEVAEAV, encoded by the coding sequence ATGAACAAAAATTCAGATTATGATATTGAATATTATCAAAAAATGGATTTTGGCGACGAGATGGAGCGAGCTGATAAAGAAGGTCGACTCTATGTTAGCCATGGGGAAACGGTCGAAGAGTTTTTTAAAAAAGCACGAGCCCGTCGCCAGGCCGAAGAACTACGCAAAATGTATTCTTTGCGCCTTAAGGTCCGTGTGGTGGAGAAAATCAAGGCGAAAGCAGCTGCCGCAGGGGTCCCCTATCAGACTTACATTAACGCTCTCTTAGAAAAAGAGGTGGCTGAGGCTGTATAA